The DNA region ATGTCACCCAGCGGAATGTAGAGGTTTCCGTAGTCGGCGTCGCCCGGCTTGGCAAAAGGGTTAAAACTAAGTTGGCCCACGGAGTGCGTGTTCACGCTCGGGCCACTAATCTCCAACCGCATCACCTCGCGCCGCGAGGAGGTGTCAATCTGGTTTGAGTTGCTTGCGTCAACCGTCCACTCGGTGATGGCGTACTTGCTGATGATGGAGCCGGGCGCCGTGGAGAGTCCTACCGCCGTATAGGTGTTGTTCGCGGTCGAACTGGGAGCGACGTCCGTAATGGTATAGAGCTTGCCTTCGCCGGAAGCCCCCCGGCTGGCATAGTCCGGGTGAAACGCCATGTACGTAAGGCCACGCGTGGTGAAGCTTCCTTGGTGGGTAAAGCCGGGAAGGACCCCAGGTGCGGCTACATCCAAGAACGTCCCGAGCGAGGCGCCGGTCGACGAGAATGCGTGGATCTTCCCTTCGTTCGTGCTAACGAAGACCCGTCCGGACCCGTCATGCGAATGCTGCAAATCGATTGCACCCGAATTCGAAATGGTGGAAAAGGTTGCGAAGGTTGTGAGATTGAGAACCTTGGTCGAATTGCTTGGGTCGGGGGCTTGTGCGCACGCGGGTCCTCCAAAACTGGCGGCCCCGAGCAAGAGCGAGAATACAGCACTCAAAGCGCCAAATTCGGTTACCGCTCTAGAGGGCTTTCGACGTAGGGCCATCTTGGGCTCCTTGTTGGATCTGTGAAGGATTGTCGAGCGAGGAGAAACTGCTTTGATTGACGGCGCTGTTTGGCGCCACGGCAGGAACTCGAAGCAAGGCGGCCGGAGGTCGTCGCGTTGAGATCGGGGCAATCGAACCGCAGCAGACGAGTAATACCAGCATAGCTATGCTGCTCGGCTCTGGCACAGCTCCGCGTTCGGCCGTGGGGGCGGGCGGCAGCGCCTGGCCGAAGTTGTTGCGCCAGGTGTTGTACTGATCGGCGCCGATCGTACCGCTACGAGGGTCGTTGGGGAGCGTGCCCGCGGGCGCGCCGAGATGGTCCCGCCACACAGTGTAGTCGGCCGCGTCTACAACGCCGTCCCGGTTGTAGTCTCCGGCCAAACCGAGAGACACACCGGTGACGCCGACATTGTCCAAGAACAGATGGTGCCCGCCAGAACCATCCAGGCCCCCGGTAAAGCTTAGGCGGAAGGTGACCGTTCCATTCGCATCCAAAATATTGTCAGCCAATCCCGTAAGATTGATGCTTTCATCATCATGCATCGGGCTCGCGCCTACGGTAGCGGTTCCCGTCGCCAAGGCGCCTGCGGTGAGGTTACCCCCTGCGAGCACTGCTAGTTCCCAGTCGGTAGCGGCGTTCGCGCGAAAGGCGCCTAGATCGAAATGAAATCCGGTCAGGATCGTTCCGGCTCCGGTGGTGTCGTTCAGCGTGAAGTCAATGAACCCGTCATAGCCATTGGATAATGAGACGCCATCGGTAGCGGAGTCCACGGAGGGATCGGCCCCGGTAGGACCCACCGCTCCATACTGCCCATCGCTGCTCGCCCCATTTGCGACAGTGGCGTTGGTGAAGTTGAACCAGGAGCCGCCCGCTTCAGGCGTACCGACTGCTTGAGCCGTGACTCCAGATGCTTGCGTGGCGTCCCACGTATCCGTGGAGACTTCACTCCAGGTCTCCCAGCCAGCGATCAGATTGCTGTAGTTCCCTGTCGGCGGAGCTGGCCCAAGGTCCGCATCCACGGAAGCGTGGCTCACGAAGATCAACGCCTCGGTCTCAACCTCTGTTGCTCCCACGTAGATCCCCCAGCGGAACACCGTGTCGGAATTGTCTCCAGGAGTGGCGTTTCGAACGTATTGGCCCGATGTAAAGGGTTGCGTTTGATCGCCCAGGAAGACCTCGTAGTCGAGCCCATTGTCGCGAACACGTATGTCAAACGGCTGTCCGATGGCGTTCTCGAAGAGGGTCACTTGCTTCGGCTGTCCCGGCAGCGGCCTCCTGTGTTGCGCGTAGACTTCCCCGCTCTCTGACATATTGAGTTGCAACGACCAAGCTTCGTCGTCCGTGTCTTTGGCCTGAAAGATCGCCGCATTAATCGGCTTAACGATTGTGTAGCGGCCGACCCAGTCGTGCCACTCGCCGTCATCGACATTCCAGCGTATATCCGGAGCAAACGCCTCAACTCGAGCCGCCAACGGTCGACTGTTTCGTACATTCTCTTCACCCGGAAACAGCCGAAAAACCTGCGTCGCCCCGTCCGTTTGGTACCATCGGCTCCACTGGTCAAAGTTGCTTTGGGGAATCGTGGAATTGGCGAGTGTGTGCAGTTTTAGGTTTCCCTCCGTCTCAAACGCGCCGTAAAGCCCGCCCTCGACCGAGGCATTGTCTACATCGATTACCGTTCCCGCGTAGCCGTTTTGGATGCTATCTCGAATTTCCGAGAACGGTGGATTGACTCCTCGCCCCTCGGCGTAGAGCAGCCCCTGCCCATAAGAGCGTCGAATGTCGAAAGTCACTGCAAACGCTGCGAGAGCCATCAGAATATGTCGAGTGTGCATTAATTCTATCATTGCCCTTGCGATGCGTCTGAAACCCTGCCTTCAGGCGGAACCTTCAGGTTCTTATACGGGTTGGATGGAAAAATGCCGAGCAGGTGCGCACAGCCGCTACGACATCAAGCATCACTTTGTGCGGGTGACGAAGTACCGAAAGCAGGTGTTGACGGGTGAGGTGGGCACACGGGTTCGGGACCTTGTGCGTGAGCTAAGCCGGACGAACGAGATCGAGATTCTGCAGGGAGCGGAGTCGGTGGATCACGTGCATGTGCTGCTGTCGTGCCCGCCGACGCTCTCGCCGAGCAAGGTGTTGCAGTACCTCAAAGGAAAGATGTCGTGGAAGCTGCTGATGGAGTTCAGGCACACTCAGGCGCAGTTCTAGGGTCGTCGTTTGTGGGCGCGGGGCTACTTCGCGGCGACCAGCGGAAACGTGACCGACGAGGCGATCGCCGCGTACATCCGCGGGCAGGACGGCACGCAGCCAAGCAATGGTGACGACCGATTCCAAGTTGCCCCTCCATCGTGAGTTGAGGACTTCAGTCCGAATCTCACAGAACGTCCAATTCCACCGGCTTCAGCCGGCGGTAGTCTATTGACCCCTGCATCAGCAACGCGACTGTTCCTGGCCAGAAGCATCTAACAAACCAGCGGCTTCTGAGGGCCTCGCGTCAAGTTGTCCTCGAATTCGTCAATAGTCATGTAATATAGGTTTAAAGATCCCAAAGTGAAGTCTAACCGGACCGATCAGCCCAGAATCAATCAAAGGTGAATCTTGCTCATAGAACCGGCAAGTAGTGAATGACTTTCGCTCCGTCACCGGACGAGGCGAGCCGTTCTCTAACCAATCGGGAATCTTCTCAATTAGATTCTCTCCCGCTTTACCTCCCGCTTCATAGCGATCAGTAGCGGGATACTGTTCGTCGCCAATTAAGCGATTCACCCACAGATTGGTCACCCGCACTTCAAGCTGATTGCCCTTGCCTTTGAGCAGGCCTGTAGCATCGAGTTGGTAGGGCGGCTTCCATAGAATCCCAAGGTTCTTCCCGTTCAGGAAGACTTCCGCGAAAACCTGCACATCGCCGAGATCGAGACTAACCGCATAACCTTCGCTCCGTCGATCGGTCGGCACATCAAACTGCTTCTTATAGACAGCGGTTCCGGAGAAAAAGGCTAAATCCGGGTCACCGTGCTTCGGCCACGAAACTAGCTGAGCCAGATTCATCTGGGTCGGTCCCCAGCCTCTCGGGCAGTGCAGCGTCCAATCCGCAGAGAGGTCAATAGGATCTGGAATCGATGGAATCTTAACCGATTTGCGCGTACCATCCGAATAAAACAACTCATAGTTCCCCGCCTCCATCGCTGTAAGGACTGAACCATTCTTAGCCATCGACAGCTTGGCGGGAGCTGGAGTTGCAGCAACAGTTTCAAGCCTGCTTCCCAAGTCGAGCATCTCATTCTCGTCAACAACGATCGTTGACTGAATGCCACCGAGTGAGTAATCGACACGCAATTGTTTCTTCGTTCTAATCGCTGGATCGCGGCCCGCCAGTCTGTTGTCGGCGGCCAAACGCAGTGAATTGCTTGAGACCCGATTTGCCAACGTATCAGTCACATTCACCTGCCGGCTGGAGTCGCCGTTCAAATCGCCATAGACCGCTCGATGAATCGCCAAGACCGGCGAAGTTTGGGGCGAGTTGTTAAAAAGTGTTTTCCCGTTGTGAAAGACATCCACCATGCTCGGCGCTTCGGCCTTTTCGTTAAACACCACAAACACCGATTCGGCGGGTTCCATGAACAGCTTCACCCGTGTGGTGCTATGGTCGGTTGTCTGATACAGCGGAGCTCTTGATACTTCTCCAGTCTGGGCATTCCACAACTCAGGCACGCGGCCCTTTATGCGAAAAACAACCTCTACCTGACGGGCGACCTCCTGCTGGTTGGAAATTAAGTACACATCAGCGGAGCCGATCCTTCGATGGATCCATTCATAGCCGCTGCTGCTGACGAGAGCGGGAGCAGTCGCCTGGGCAGAGAAAAAACTAACATCCGGCTGTACGCCCATAGACGAAAGAATCTCGGCTAACGATCGGGGCCAGTATAGTCTGCCTTCGTTATAAGCAATTTCTTTCACCTTCGTCCCATCACAGTCGCGCCACACTTGATCGGCAGTCTTTGCTAACATTCGATCAGCGTTTGGATAATCCTGCAAACCAGGTGTGCCTTGTGGCTTTTTCCAGACGACATGCGCGCCGTCACTTAATAACTGTTGAACTTTCTTCAACACCTCGGGACGCACGGGCCCGTCGGGCATGACCAGGAGACGGTATTCCATCAATCCCGGAAGGACCAAACGCCCTTCATCAACCGACAGCTTTAGCAGGCTATTGCGAGAGATCGTATCGTAGTCATACCCTACCGGCAGAGTCGGATTCATGTCTTCTCGGGCTTTCGTCGTCTGAGGTGCGCTTTCGCCGGGATAGTAGCAGATGTCGGCCTGAAATGCTCCTTCCTGCAGCAAGTATTGGCTG from Pirellulimonas nuda includes:
- a CDS encoding glycosyl hydrolase is translated as MKTLMVVSLVCAAVSHLFAADSLRDRFQSPPKCAKPHTWWHWMNGYVSAEGITKDLEAMARAGVGGLQAFQIERGMDPGPVKYLSTEWRELMTHAIKEADRLGLEVCFHNCAGWSSSGGPWITPEHAMQNVVWTQQRVLGPKNVDVKLQRPKNLRDDYFQDIAVLAFPTPESERSGEIGFRVANWKAKAGYERDNQLTADTRQVESGDLIELASIVDLTQEMDANGWLKWKVPQGHWTIVRFGHAVCGLRNRPAPQEARGNECDKMSKAAAAWHWKHTVQKVIVDAGPLTGKAFNNVLIDSYETGQQNWTSGFETEFQRRMGYDAIKYLPAVTGRVINDLEHTERFLWDFRRTIADMWTENYFGHFAEMCHQNGLLLSCEPYGLPGNMDDFAVADVVDIPMGEWWARTTGGPFKSSSKLAASAAHTNGRRFVGAEAFTAGRMTAAFVNHPYALKAQGDYFFCQGANRIIFHTFVHQPWGDDVKPGMTMGPWGFQNNRNNTWYEQGKAWNEYLARSQYLLQEGAFQADICYYPGESAPQTTKAREDMNPTLPVGYDYDTISRNSLLKLSVDEGRLVLPGLMEYRLLVMPDGPVRPEVLKKVQQLLSDGAHVVWKKPQGTPGLQDYPNADRMLAKTADQVWRDCDGTKVKEIAYNEGRLYWPRSLAEILSSMGVQPDVSFFSAQATAPALVSSSGYEWIHRRIGSADVYLISNQQEVARQVEVVFRIKGRVPELWNAQTGEVSRAPLYQTTDHSTTRVKLFMEPAESVFVVFNEKAEAPSMVDVFHNGKTLFNNSPQTSPVLAIHRAVYGDLNGDSSRQVNVTDTLANRVSSNSLRLAADNRLAGRDPAIRTKKQLRVDYSLGGIQSTIVVDENEMLDLGSRLETVAATPAPAKLSMAKNGSVLTAMEAGNYELFYSDGTRKSVKIPSIPDPIDLSADWTLHCPRGWGPTQMNLAQLVSWPKHGDPDLAFFSGTAVYKKQFDVPTDRRSEGYAVSLDLGDVQVFAEVFLNGKNLGILWKPPYQLDATGLLKGKGNQLEVRVTNLWVNRLIGDEQYPATDRYEAGGKAGENLIEKIPDWLENGSPRPVTERKSFTTCRFYEQDSPLIDSGLIGPVRLHFGIFKPILHDY